One Leptolyngbyaceae cyanobacterium DNA window includes the following coding sequences:
- a CDS encoding AAA family ATPase, with amino-acid sequence MSNIVAGYDLLEILYEGAATCVYRAKTSKNGLNPTYVIIKMLKAEYPTSAQLNWLKHEYQILQNLEIAEFVKPLALESYGNGLALILSDFDGQPLTKTIATGKFDLNKFLPIAIQLASILAHLHQQNIVHKNIKPHSILINEKTNEVTLIDFGIFTPLPREDSTISNFNDFEGLLFYTSPEQTGRMNRSIDYRTDFYSLGVTFYEMLTGQLPFAATDALEIIHCHIAKTPIPPHLVNSDIPEVLSDIVMKLLAKTAEDRYQSALGLKADLEICLEMLQTTGVISDFKIGEFDLFSQFSIPEKLYGRDREVSLLMNTFDRVASLQENLASAGKTEVMLVKGYSGIGKSSLVNEIRKPIVGARGYFISGKFDQFQRNIPYSAIIAAFQSLVKQLLTESEIQLTQWRTKILAALGNNAQVIIDVVPDVELIIGKQPAAIELPPIEAQNRFNLVFQNFIRVFCSPEHPLVLFLDDLQWADSATFKLLDAIVTDAEIGYLFLIGAYRDNEVSPSHPLVMTLDSLRSKSIVIYEITLAPLALADISNLIADTLHTDPISVRPLAELVIRKTSGNPFFVNHFLKSLYQEKLLIFIKSVDGNNCLWQWDIAQIEALDITDNVVELMIQKLRKLPSFTQQVLQLAACVGNRFDLQTLATIYKRSSVDTYENLLPVIEEGLILPTSELTILLEESSDTHLVSLKFKFLHDRVQQAAYALIDDRYKQATHLQIGRLLWQNASPETLSETIFEIVDHLNLGVELITDKGEQIKIAKLNLIAGQKAKAATAYVASIKYLQVGLRLLAENSWKNQYILTLSLYTEAAEAAFLSGDVAEMQRLTEIVQNRAKTLLDKVKAYEVQIQAYMGQNKQLEALNTGLQVLKQLGVEFPSSPNPSDIGQALGETATILRGTRIDDLIDRPEMTEPHQLAAIRILSSIFSPCYSVMPSLVPLTVCKQVNLSVQYGNASVSPFAYAVYSLLLCGAVGDIERGYEFGQLALRLVSKLNAKEIKAKTCHLVYAAVQHWKEHARNTLEPFLSTFSSGLETGDLEYSGYAIMVWSHYSFFVGKPLIQLEREIETYSDAIDKINQETALNNTKICWQAVLNMMGKNQNICQLKGKVYDEEKMIPLYQKTNNLLAIHYLYLHKLVLYYLFEDYPEALKIIPLIESSFGASTGQLTVSIFYFYDSLVRLAVDSDISESEQQVILDKVQANQEKMQKWTHYAPMNHLHKYYLVEAERYRVLGEKIEAMEFYDKAIALAKENEYLNEEALACELAAKFYFAWGKDAIAQLYLQKAHYIYQVWEAQAKVKHLEAKYPQFFTITSAKSGTKATIPQRNTNQPEVTQNLDLATVMKAAQALSGEIVLSKLLTNLMQILFENAGAETGILILEKAGKLLIEATGRINQDEIIVQQSIPLEESQLPLSIINYVRQTQKNVVLNNATDEGIFATDSYILKHQPKSVLCVPIVHQGKLIGILYLENNLTTGAFTAERVEVLQLLSAQAAISIENARLYQDLATANADLKQSHEQLEDYSKTLEAKVGERTEQLRQEVRDRQRAEEIAQSANRAKSEFLANMSHELRTPLNGILGYTQILQKDRSLSEQQKNRINTIHQCGEHLLMLINDVLDLSKIEARKMELYPRKFHLDEFLRSIAEICKVKAEQKGISLAYQTLSSLPRMVWADDKRLRQVLLNLLGNAIKFTETGAIAFKVGYHQEKIRFQVEDSGIGIACDRLEEIFQPFQQVGEDSRKIEGTGLGLSISRQLVEIMGGTLQVKSILGEGSTFWFDLDLPETSLSTDAANSSKRTILGVKGKKRKILVVDDKLTNCAILVNLLEPLGFEVLEAVDGQDGLNKAQEFRPDAILIDLVMPNLDGFEAIRRIRSMPVLKDVIAIAISASVFDFDRQQSIQVGCNDFLPKPIREDDLLEKLQQHLKLEWIYEEIGEPLKEKSKLENNSMTSLSSTDFSIPPAEEVAILIDLAMRGDLRAITKRAMQLEESNPQWRPFTSHLRQLAKEFKGRQILEFLKHN; translated from the coding sequence ATGAGTAATATAGTTGCTGGTTATGATTTGCTCGAAATACTTTATGAAGGAGCAGCTACCTGTGTTTACCGAGCTAAAACGTCTAAAAATGGTTTGAACCCAACTTATGTTATTATAAAAATGCTGAAAGCTGAGTATCCAACCAGCGCCCAGCTTAATTGGTTAAAGCACGAATATCAAATTCTGCAAAATTTAGAAATTGCAGAGTTTGTCAAACCGTTAGCTTTAGAAAGCTATGGTAATGGATTAGCCCTGATTTTATCCGATTTTGATGGGCAACCCTTAACAAAGACAATCGCTACAGGAAAATTTGACTTAAACAAATTTTTACCAATTGCCATTCAATTAGCTTCAATTCTAGCACATCTGCATCAGCAAAATATTGTTCACAAAAATATTAAACCTCATAGCATTCTCATCAATGAAAAAACAAATGAAGTTACCTTGATTGATTTTGGTATTTTTACTCCTCTGCCGAGAGAGGATTCGACGATTAGTAACTTCAACGATTTTGAAGGATTGCTCTTTTATACGTCTCCAGAACAGACTGGGAGAATGAATCGCTCGATCGACTATCGCACTGATTTTTATTCTCTAGGCGTTACTTTTTATGAGATGCTGACTGGGCAGTTGCCCTTTGCTGCGACTGATGCCTTAGAAATCATTCACTGTCATATAGCTAAAACACCCATCCCCCCGCATCTAGTCAATTCGGATATTCCAGAAGTATTGTCCGATATTGTGATGAAGCTACTAGCTAAAACGGCAGAAGATCGTTATCAAAGTGCGCTGGGACTGAAAGCCGATCTAGAAATTTGCCTGGAGATGTTGCAAACTACTGGTGTGATTTCTGATTTTAAAATCGGAGAATTCGATTTATTCAGCCAATTTTCGATTCCAGAAAAATTGTATGGGCGCGATCGCGAAGTTAGTTTGCTAATGAATACCTTCGATCGCGTTGCATCTTTGCAGGAGAATCTTGCCAGTGCTGGCAAAACTGAAGTTATGTTAGTTAAAGGTTACTCCGGCATTGGAAAATCATCTTTAGTTAATGAAATTCGCAAGCCTATTGTGGGAGCGAGAGGATATTTCATCTCCGGCAAATTCGACCAATTTCAACGTAATATTCCTTACTCTGCGATCATCGCTGCTTTTCAATCTTTAGTGAAACAACTTTTGACTGAAAGCGAAATCCAACTGACACAATGGCGAACTAAAATTTTAGCGGCACTGGGCAACAATGCTCAAGTAATTATTGATGTTGTGCCAGATGTAGAATTGATTATTGGCAAGCAACCTGCTGCAATAGAACTACCACCAATCGAAGCTCAAAACCGATTTAATCTCGTTTTTCAAAATTTTATTCGTGTTTTCTGCTCGCCAGAACATCCTTTAGTCCTGTTTCTAGACGATCTGCAATGGGCTGATTCTGCTACCTTCAAATTGCTGGATGCGATCGTAACCGATGCAGAAATAGGCTATCTATTTTTAATTGGAGCTTATCGAGATAATGAAGTTAGTCCGAGCCATCCCTTAGTGATGACTCTTGATTCATTGCGGTCTAAAAGTATTGTTATTTATGAAATTACCTTGGCTCCCTTAGCGCTTGCAGATATTAGCAATCTGATTGCTGACACGCTTCATACCGATCCCATTTCTGTTCGACCTTTAGCTGAATTAGTTATCCGTAAAACATCGGGTAATCCATTCTTCGTCAATCATTTCTTGAAAAGTTTATACCAAGAAAAATTACTAATTTTTATTAAGTCAGTAGATGGAAATAACTGTTTGTGGCAATGGGATATTGCCCAAATTGAGGCCCTTGATATTACAGATAACGTAGTGGAATTGATGATTCAAAAGTTGCGAAAATTACCTAGCTTCACGCAACAAGTGTTGCAGTTAGCGGCTTGTGTGGGAAATAGATTTGACTTGCAAACTCTTGCAACCATCTATAAGCGATCGTCAGTTGATACGTATGAAAATCTTTTGCCAGTTATTGAAGAAGGCTTGATATTACCAACTTCTGAATTAACAATTCTACTAGAAGAATCGAGCGATACACATCTAGTGAGCCTGAAATTTAAGTTTCTGCACGACCGAGTACAACAAGCCGCTTATGCACTAATTGACGATCGGTATAAGCAAGCTACTCATTTGCAAATTGGTCGGTTACTTTGGCAAAATGCCTCACCAGAAACATTATCAGAAACAATATTTGAAATTGTCGATCACCTTAATTTAGGAGTTGAGCTAATTACGGATAAAGGGGAACAAATTAAAATCGCCAAACTTAACTTAATTGCCGGACAGAAAGCCAAAGCAGCAACCGCTTATGTAGCGTCGATTAAATATTTGCAGGTAGGTTTGAGGTTACTAGCAGAAAATAGCTGGAAAAATCAATACATTCTAACATTATCGCTGTATACCGAAGCAGCAGAAGCAGCATTTCTGAGCGGTGACGTTGCAGAAATGCAGAGATTGACTGAAATAGTACAAAACCGCGCCAAAACGCTATTGGATAAAGTGAAAGCCTATGAAGTCCAAATTCAAGCTTATATGGGGCAGAACAAGCAGCTGGAAGCATTGAATACAGGTCTACAAGTATTAAAACAGTTGGGAGTAGAATTTCCTAGTTCGCCAAATCCATCTGATATTGGGCAGGCGCTAGGGGAAACGGCAACAATTTTAAGAGGAACGCGAATTGATGACTTGATCGATCGCCCTGAAATGACAGAACCTCATCAACTAGCTGCTATTAGAATTTTATCGAGCATATTTTCTCCTTGTTATTCTGTGATGCCTTCACTGGTGCCTTTAACAGTGTGCAAACAGGTTAATTTATCCGTTCAATATGGCAATGCTTCTGTGTCTCCCTTTGCATACGCTGTATATAGTCTTCTGCTTTGCGGAGCGGTAGGAGATATCGAGCGGGGTTATGAATTCGGTCAATTAGCTTTACGTTTAGTGTCAAAGTTAAATGCCAAAGAAATTAAAGCTAAGACGTGCCACTTGGTGTATGCTGCCGTTCAACATTGGAAAGAACACGCTAGGAATACTTTAGAACCTTTTTTATCAACTTTTTCTAGCGGGCTGGAAACTGGAGATTTGGAATATTCCGGCTATGCCATTATGGTTTGGAGCCATTACTCATTTTTTGTTGGCAAGCCACTAATACAACTCGAACGAGAGATAGAAACTTATAGTGATGCTATTGATAAAATTAATCAAGAGACGGCTCTTAATAATACAAAAATTTGTTGGCAAGCTGTCTTAAATATGATGGGCAAGAATCAAAATATATGCCAGTTAAAGGGAAAAGTATACGATGAAGAGAAAATGATACCTCTATATCAGAAAACTAATAATCTGTTGGCAATACATTACTTATATTTACATAAACTTGTACTCTATTATTTATTTGAAGATTACCCCGAAGCTCTGAAAATTATCCCACTAATAGAAAGTTCTTTTGGCGCATCTACAGGGCAGCTAACGGTTTCTATTTTTTATTTCTACGATTCTCTAGTACGGCTGGCTGTAGATTCTGATATTTCAGAGTCTGAGCAACAGGTTATTTTGGACAAAGTACAAGCAAACCAGGAAAAAATGCAAAAATGGACTCATTATGCTCCAATGAATCATCTGCACAAATACTATTTAGTGGAAGCAGAGCGGTATCGAGTTTTAGGGGAAAAGATAGAAGCAATGGAGTTTTATGACAAAGCGATTGCATTGGCTAAAGAAAATGAATATCTGAATGAAGAAGCACTTGCTTGCGAACTTGCTGCTAAGTTTTATTTCGCGTGGGGTAAAGACGCGATCGCCCAACTCTACCTACAAAAAGCACACTACATATACCAAGTTTGGGAGGCTCAAGCTAAAGTTAAGCATTTAGAAGCAAAATATCCTCAATTTTTTACCATAACTTCAGCTAAAAGTGGAACAAAAGCGACTATACCCCAAAGAAATACAAATCAGCCTGAAGTTACTCAAAACTTGGATTTAGCTACTGTTATGAAAGCAGCGCAAGCTCTTTCAGGGGAGATTGTTTTAAGCAAGCTGCTAACAAATTTAATGCAAATTCTGTTTGAAAATGCGGGGGCAGAAACAGGGATATTAATTTTAGAAAAAGCTGGAAAACTCCTAATTGAAGCAACTGGGCGGATTAATCAAGATGAAATAATCGTGCAACAATCCATTCCTTTAGAAGAGAGCCAACTACCACTGTCAATTATTAATTATGTTCGACAAACCCAGAAAAACGTAGTTTTAAATAACGCAACTGATGAGGGAATTTTTGCCACAGATAGTTACATTCTGAAACATCAACCAAAATCCGTTTTATGTGTACCGATCGTCCATCAAGGCAAGCTAATTGGTATTCTTTACCTGGAAAATAATTTAACCACAGGTGCTTTTACAGCAGAGCGAGTTGAAGTTTTACAACTTTTATCTGCTCAAGCTGCTATCTCGATTGAGAATGCACGGCTGTATCAAGATTTAGCAACTGCTAACGCTGACTTGAAACAATCTCACGAACAATTAGAGGATTATAGTAAAACGTTAGAAGCAAAAGTTGGAGAGCGAACAGAGCAGTTACGGCAAGAGGTGCGCGATCGCCAACGGGCAGAAGAAATAGCCCAGTCTGCTAACCGGGCTAAGAGCGAATTTTTGGCAAATATGAGCCATGAATTGCGTACACCGCTCAATGGCATTTTGGGATATACCCAAATTCTTCAGAAAGATCGATCGCTATCCGAGCAGCAAAAAAACCGCATCAACACCATTCATCAATGCGGGGAACATTTGTTAATGCTGATTAACGATGTTTTAGATCTCTCTAAAATTGAAGCTCGCAAGATGGAACTATATCCGAGAAAGTTTCATCTTGATGAATTTTTACGAAGCATTGCAGAGATTTGCAAAGTTAAAGCAGAGCAAAAAGGAATTTCGCTGGCGTATCAAACCCTCTCCTCACTGCCTAGAATGGTTTGGGCAGACGATAAACGTTTGCGCCAGGTTTTGCTGAATCTGCTGGGTAATGCCATCAAGTTTACCGAAACGGGCGCGATCGCTTTCAAAGTAGGCTATCACCAAGAGAAAATTCGCTTTCAAGTGGAAGACTCCGGCATTGGTATTGCCTGCGATCGGCTTGAGGAAATTTTTCAGCCATTTCAACAAGTCGGCGAAGATAGCCGCAAGATCGAAGGAACTGGCTTAGGACTGTCGATCAGTCGTCAACTTGTTGAGATTATGGGCGGAACTCTTCAGGTTAAGAGCATCTTAGGAGAAGGTAGTACTTTCTGGTTTGATTTAGATCTGCCAGAAACTTCTTTATCAACTGATGCTGCGAATTCGTCAAAACGCACAATTTTAGGAGTTAAAGGCAAAAAGCGGAAAATTTTAGTTGTAGACGATAAATTAACAAACTGCGCCATTCTCGTCAATTTGTTAGAACCGCTCGGATTTGAGGTTTTAGAGGCTGTGGATGGTCAAGATGGACTAAATAAAGCACAAGAATTTCGACCCGATGCCATCCTAATCGATCTGGTTATGCCGAATTTAGACGGATTTGAAGCAATTCGTCGGATCAGATCGATGCCAGTATTGAAAGATGTCATCGCGATCGCGATCTCAGCTAGTGTCTTTGATTTCGATCGACAACAGAGTATCCAAGTGGGCTGTAACGATTTTCTACCTAAACCCATTAGAGAAGACGATCTTCTTGAAAAATTGCAACAACATTTGAAGTTGGAATGGATTTATGAAGAAATTGGGGAACCATTAAAAGAGAAGAGCAAACTGGAAAATAATTCAATGACTTCTCTAAGTTCCACTGACTTCTCAATTCCACCCGCAGAAGAGGTCGCTATTTTGATAGATTTAGCCATGCGCGGAGATTTAAGAGCGATTACCAAACGAGCAATGCAATTAGAAGAATCGAACCCACAGTGGAGACCTTTTACTAGCCACTTGCGGCAGCTTGCCAAAGAATTTAAGGGACGCCAAATATTAGAATTTTTAAAGCATAATTAA
- a CDS encoding transposase family protein has translation MYLIHLKSTVFLEVEIYAAEATCPRCGNISRNPHQNHWLRVRDLPMSNRAVWLKVNRRQFKASTKGSKYVLLKAESELNENQK, from the coding sequence TTGTACCTCATACATCTCAAAAGTACTGTATTTTTAGAAGTAGAAATATATGCGGCAGAAGCAACCTGTCCACGATGTGGAAATATTAGTAGGAATCCGCATCAAAATCATTGGTTAAGAGTGAGAGATTTACCAATGAGTAATCGGGCAGTTTGGCTAAAAGTAAATCGAAGACAATTTAAAGCCAGTACAAAAGGAAGTAAATATGTTCTACTTAAAGCAGAATCAGAACTGAACGAAAACCAAAAATAA
- a CDS encoding transposase — protein MHALKEEFKQLFDQSENLGDGTIKLLDWLVKAAQFFPKSVKTIQRWFGEIVGYFERHTNNGLVEGINNKLKLIKRSGFGFTNWQNFETRCLLSWHFPTYKA, from the coding sequence ATGCACGCCTTAAAAGAGGAATTTAAACAGCTATTTGACCAATCTGAAAATTTGGGAGATGGCACGATAAAGTTACTGGATTGGTTGGTGAAAGCAGCCCAGTTCTTTCCCAAGAGTGTGAAAACCATCCAGCGCTGGTTTGGGGAAATAGTCGGCTACTTTGAACGACATACTAATAATGGACTTGTGGAAGGTATTAATAATAAGTTGAAATTAATCAAACGGTCAGGTTTTGGTTTTACCAATTGGCAAAACTTTGAAACTAGATGCTTACTCTCTTGGCATTTCCCTACTTATAAAGCATAG
- a CDS encoding FAD-dependent oxidoreductase: MTTNERFYDVIAFGDEIPGAFAAISAAREYRRRTRKYPGVLLMSKVSLQDGIGGHLVRGCLAYLDRSQIDKNLRESLGLDTFGDPASIYKEFLQKADVVNVGLDPQKASAVLKKMLSEAGVDILSQVEISSVNKENNKIISFTTSKGTKYYAKQFIDATVHAELAQLAGVKKLTGFETFSLLESELPVTLVFQTKGLTVKRLKEIEYFYIKRFTNYGDTEAQKFLLHATSFDGKLAETLRQEMIEPKGNFKTMWVGRDYIDIRSPALSIAYHSFRGTKFSLHETGAILDEGNIAVFSDDRLCWNALLFAVNGKEAEALARSGAKPTAKMLEEMAFVEKWLKSLGATSVTPASELYIRHAGNVTGVVDPLSGTKMLKGGVPPTEALATFAYHFDVRGGIPGIGEKAKSEGWFQSLHFEPPVFNIGIQHAIIKDVPNLAVVSPGSGFEGYAPAAGRIFEFNAAVGQGIGIAAIIALLSNRNLADISNQEVRRVLVETKQLPRIFGFPKTAEAYKLAEFESRLSLKGHIGEEYS, from the coding sequence ATGACAACCAACGAACGTTTTTACGATGTCATCGCATTTGGTGATGAAATTCCCGGTGCATTTGCTGCGATTTCTGCTGCTAGGGAATATCGCCGCCGGACTCGAAAGTATCCGGGAGTTCTGCTGATGTCAAAAGTTAGTCTCCAGGATGGTATAGGCGGTCATTTGGTAAGAGGTTGTCTTGCTTATTTGGATAGAAGCCAAATTGATAAAAATCTGCGAGAATCTTTAGGTTTAGATACTTTTGGCGACCCAGCTTCTATATATAAAGAATTCTTGCAAAAAGCAGATGTAGTTAATGTTGGTCTTGACCCCCAAAAAGCTAGCGCAGTTCTCAAGAAAATGTTAAGCGAAGCAGGGGTAGATATTCTCAGTCAAGTAGAGATATCTTCTGTTAATAAAGAAAATAATAAAATAATTAGTTTTACTACATCAAAAGGCACTAAATATTATGCTAAACAGTTTATTGATGCTACCGTTCATGCGGAATTAGCACAACTGGCAGGTGTCAAAAAGTTAACGGGATTTGAAACATTTTCTTTGTTGGAATCAGAATTACCAGTTACTCTGGTATTTCAAACCAAAGGACTGACTGTAAAAAGATTAAAAGAAATTGAATATTTTTATATCAAACGCTTCACTAATTATGGGGATACAGAGGCACAAAAATTTTTACTCCACGCCACTAGTTTTGATGGCAAATTAGCAGAAACCCTCAGACAAGAAATGATAGAACCAAAAGGTAACTTTAAAACTATGTGGGTAGGACGAGATTATATTGATATACGTTCTCCTGCTTTATCGATTGCTTACCATTCATTTCGCGGTACGAAATTTTCTCTCCATGAAACGGGCGCTATCTTAGATGAAGGAAACATCGCCGTATTTTCTGATGATAGGCTGTGCTGGAATGCGCTTTTATTTGCCGTTAACGGTAAAGAAGCAGAAGCATTAGCTAGAAGCGGCGCTAAACCTACTGCGAAAATGTTAGAAGAAATGGCTTTTGTGGAAAAGTGGCTGAAAAGTTTGGGCGCTACTTCCGTTACTCCAGCTTCGGAATTATATATCAGACACGCTGGCAATGTTACTGGCGTTGTAGACCCGTTATCTGGTACGAAAATGCTCAAAGGTGGCGTACCTCCTACGGAAGCATTAGCTACTTTTGCTTATCATTTTGATGTACGTGGTGGTATTCCTGGTATTGGAGAAAAGGCAAAAAGCGAAGGATGGTTTCAAAGTCTTCATTTTGAACCACCCGTGTTTAATATTGGGATTCAACACGCGATAATTAAGGATGTTCCTAACTTAGCTGTAGTTAGTCCGGGTTCTGGTTTTGAAGGTTATGCACCTGCGGCGGGGAGAATTTTTGAATTTAATGCCGCAGTTGGTCAAGGAATTGGTATAGCGGCGATTATTGCTTTGCTGAGTAATCGAAATTTGGCTGATATATCTAATCAGGAAGTCAGAAGGGTGCTGGTGGAAACGAAGCAATTACCGCGCATTTTTGGGTTTCCTAAAACGGCAGAGGCTTATAAATTGGCGGAGTTTGAATCGCGATTATCACTTAAGGGTCATATTGGAGAAGAGTATTCTTGA
- the asnS gene encoding asparagine--tRNA ligase — protein MTRRIADILKNGQPDESINVKGWVRTKRELKEFTFVEVNDGSSLASLQVVLNRDLPEYEKVLKQLNTGASLEVDGVLVESPAKGQRVELKASSIKVYGEADPETYPLQKKRHSFEFLREIGHLRSRTNSFGAVFRVRNACATAIHNFFQERGFLWIHAPIITASDCEGAGEMFAVTNFNLNQIPRTENQEIDYSKDFFGRPAYLTVSGQLEAEVMAMAFSNVYTFGPTFRAENSNTSRHLAEFWMVEPEMAFCDLEGDMNLAEEFLKYVFKYVLDNCPEDMEFFNQRIDNSVLATADNIINNQFERLTYTKAVYLLEKADKKFEYPVKWGLDLQSEHERYLAEELFKKPVIVTDYPAQIKAFYMRLNDDEKTVRAMDILAPKIGEIIGGSQREERLDVLQRRIDTLGMNAKDLWWYLDLRRFGTVPHAGFGLGFERLVQFMTGMSNIRDVIPFPRAPQTVEF, from the coding sequence ATGACTCGACGCATTGCCGATATACTCAAAAATGGCCAACCCGATGAATCCATTAACGTCAAAGGCTGGGTTCGTACCAAACGAGAATTGAAAGAGTTTACCTTTGTAGAGGTCAATGATGGCTCATCATTGGCAAGTTTGCAAGTGGTGCTAAATCGGGATTTGCCAGAGTATGAGAAAGTGTTAAAGCAACTCAATACCGGCGCGTCTTTAGAAGTGGATGGAGTATTAGTGGAGTCTCCCGCCAAAGGACAGCGAGTTGAACTAAAGGCATCCTCGATTAAAGTTTATGGAGAGGCAGATCCGGAAACTTATCCATTACAAAAGAAACGACACTCATTTGAATTTTTGCGAGAAATCGGACATTTGCGATCGCGCACCAACTCCTTCGGCGCGGTATTCCGAGTTCGCAACGCCTGTGCAACCGCCATTCACAACTTCTTTCAAGAACGCGGATTTCTCTGGATTCATGCCCCCATTATCACCGCTAGCGATTGCGAAGGTGCCGGAGAAATGTTCGCCGTTACCAACTTTAATTTAAACCAAATACCCCGCACCGAAAACCAAGAAATAGATTATAGCAAAGACTTTTTTGGCCGTCCCGCATATTTAACAGTCAGCGGACAATTAGAAGCTGAAGTAATGGCGATGGCATTTAGTAACGTTTACACATTTGGGCCAACTTTCCGCGCCGAAAATTCCAACACATCTCGTCACTTAGCCGAATTTTGGATGGTAGAACCAGAAATGGCTTTTTGTGACTTAGAAGGAGACATGAACTTAGCCGAGGAATTCCTCAAATATGTCTTTAAATATGTTTTAGATAACTGCCCCGAAGACATGGAATTTTTCAATCAGCGCATAGATAATTCCGTGTTAGCAACCGCTGATAACATCATCAACAATCAATTTGAGCGTTTGACTTATACCAAAGCAGTATATCTCCTAGAAAAAGCCGATAAAAAATTTGAATATCCCGTCAAATGGGGATTAGACTTACAATCAGAACACGAACGATATCTCGCTGAAGAATTATTCAAAAAGCCCGTCATCGTCACCGATTATCCCGCCCAAATCAAAGCCTTTTATATGCGGTTAAACGATGACGAAAAAACCGTCCGGGCAATGGATATTCTCGCCCCCAAAATAGGCGAAATTATCGGCGGTTCCCAAAGAGAAGAACGCCTAGACGTTTTGCAGCGCCGCATCGACACTTTAGGCATGAACGCCAAAGATTTATGGTGGTATCTAGACTTACGCCGCTTCGGAACAGTTCCCCACGCCGGCTTCGGTTTAGGATTTGAAAGATTGGTACAATTTATGACCGGAATGAGCAATATTAGGGATGTAATCCCCTTCCCCCGCGCACCCCAAACAGTAGAATTCTAG